The Apium graveolens cultivar Ventura chromosome 3, ASM990537v1, whole genome shotgun sequence sequence GCAAAGGAAGTGTCTTTGTGTTAATCCAGGAAGACTAGCAAGGGGTGAAGGAGGCGGTTTCTTTGTGGAGCTTAACTACCATGGAAGCCCCGACTCAGCAACTGCTTCTATTATCCGCATATAGGTCTACAAGGAAATTTTATTCTAAAGTTGAGAGTTGTAATGCAGATGTCCAAGCAGGGACCAATTACCATAACGATGGTCGATTCCCAGATTGTCCATGGTGATCCTAGTCCAGATGTATATGTAGCTAAATGAATGTGTAGTTTAAATATGTATACAACATTTTGTGAGGCTTGTTATTTGAATTTTTTACCGCAAGATATTGATACACCCGTATGCCCAACAGCCCAAGCATATGAACTATCAGCACCACTTGCGTAAAAAGCACCGAGCTTGTAAACAACAATTCtccaatttttttattttgcaaaaaaataaaaaaaatctccAGTTTCATTTTAACAATTCAACCGGAGCATTTGTTCTCATGGAGATTGTCCAACCACTCATTTCGGGTCGGTTTAATCGGTCCAATCGTCTTTACAATGTATGACCATTTAATTTTAACAACTCTACTAGTTTTTACCATTTCTTTTTAAACAAAAAGTAAGAAGTACATTTTTATGCAGATATAGAATATATCTCTAATTGCTAATACGGTCGGCGGTCGGGCCATCAAACACAGCCGTACGTTTATATGTAAAAACATTTGGTTATTCCACCAGGCAACATCGAAGCACAGCTATTTGAAAAAAACATATATAGAGATTTAGAAAAAGATCCACAACAGTCTAAAATCACCGTCATATTATTGTGTCTCGAGAATCCAGTTGGTCTGCATTGGCATCATCACCATATTCGGATGTAGAGCTTGCATCTGTTTCCTTATCCGGACAATCTATTTGTACACATTCATCAACCGAATCTAAATCATGATTCCTGTTTGGTGAGGTCAAATCTTCTTTCTTTACAATGTTAAACATAATTCCGTTGAGCAGCCTTTCAGGCTGCAAAAGGTCGCCTTCCGCCACCAAAATGCTAGAATTGCTTCCAGGAACTCTGTGATCAGAGTCGACATCCGAACTTCTTTCTGATGTTGTCACCCTTAAGTTTTGATAATGTGGATCTCTGCTTGCTGCTTGACTCATGGTGTTAGGGAGGACTACTACTCCCTGGTtaattttagaatttctttccaAATTCTGTACATAATCTACGAACTTGTCAGCCGAAGCCGTCCTCATCAACGGACCTCCAGACCTTGTCCAAGTATTAAGATCTGCAGTCTCCGATTCACTGTCACTACCATCAAACATGTTACGAGGGCTCCGCCAGTTCCGGCCAGAGGGTCCTGGAGATCCAGCTACTCCTTGATGGAGTGAGGAAGCAGCATCTTGTAAAAAGTCTTCAAGGGACCCTGTTGAGTTCTCTCGTGCCATGCAGTTCCATGAAGGAATTCTTTTAGAAGCATTGAATTTCACGGTGCTGGCTAATCCTTGGGAAGCAGCACTAGCTCTTTCTGCACTCCTCTTTAAACGACGCATGTGATTCAGTATAGCAACACATTCATCAAGAGCTAGCTCGATTCCACAGTTCGCTTTTATAGCTGAGAGCTTCTCCCAAGTGCACCTCCTACCTTGGTTGGCTGCCTTGTGAAGCTCTGCTAGTGTAGGATTCTGAATTATTTTTGCAATCTGAAATTGGCaccatgaaaaagaaaaaaaggaccAGTCAGTTATCAACACTAACATGATCTTGATAGAGAAATTGGTAAATGCTACTAAAAGTTTGTGATGAAACATATTAGTTGCTTGATATGTCATGCTCTTTCTTATCTCTAAAGGAGACTCATCCTTTTGTAATTTGTCTGATCTGAAAAAGATTATATGATAAAACATCGTACCTGAGCCAGTGTAGCAGGCATTACAACAGTGACATCACCCTCCCACTCTTGAGCAAAGAGCCTGGCAAGTCCTCCCAAGGGAAACCCAAGTTCAAGTATCTGGTTGCATCTATGCTTAACTTCCATCTCGACTAAATGGGCAAGCTGAATTAACAAAACATAAATACGATTAGGTACCAGTTTTACTGAGTGTGCCTATCGCCTCCTGCACACATGCATGTAAGGTATTTAATGTGTGTGCATGTGCAAATATATATCCAACCCTGCTACAAATGAAAACAACTTTGCAAAATACATCTTGCCTGCGCTTTTGTGTGTGTATACCATAGACTGACTAATGAAATTTCAATGTATTAAAATATTGTAAGATACAGAAGAATTATCCACAGAAATAATTTTCTTTTGCTTACAGctcaccaaaactaaaattcaaCAATATACATCCTAATTTATGGTTTAAAATGAACTATCCAAATTTCGAATTGAAATCAGGCTCTTATCACCTGAAGATCAGCCCTTACATAGTTAAAAATTTTGTGACCTTGAGGAACTATTTTGCATCTTTACACCACTAGCATAACAAAAAATTTGCATCTTTGTTCATCTGTGGCACCCATGCTTGAGCTACACCAACAAAACTTCTAGAGGTATTATTATAGTACAGATTAAACATGACACAAAAGACTTCCTCACAGAGGTATTATTATAGTACAGATTAAACATGACGCAAAAGACTTCCTCACTTATCTTGTTCACTTTTGACTTAACTATCCTCTTTTATTTATCTTGTGCCTCAGGGTTCAGGAGTTGAATAGGATGTAAAGCAACGGGAAAGCATGAAATATAGAGGAGATACATTTGCATCAAATTAAAATAGATGTGTGAAGATATAGACACACCAGCCTGAGAAAACAGATCTCAACAATAAACATACCTTAGCAGCAAAGTTGCCTCCATATGCTCTTACAAACTCTTTCAGCCTTAACAAAGGGGCAATATGAGGATTTGCCTGACTGACAATAAAATGATTGACATTGAAGAGCTCTTTTAGTTGCATCATGGGCAAATCTATCTCCAAGCTACCATCCCTCCATCTGCGTCCAGATGCAGCTGAACCCTCTTCAGGTCCCAAATGAAACGGAGGATGATAAGGGACAATCTCCCCAAATCTATCCTTCGCCATTAGTTCCTGAGCCTCAAAAAGGCCGGGAAAGGCACAAGAGGCAGTCACAGCGCTCCATATAACGACATGAGGTGAAGTTAAGTAATTAAGGCATCTAGGAGGTTCGTGCTTTCTTGGGGAGCATACTGTGATCCCTAGAACTCGACCAGTCATGTCATAAGCTTCTTGGAACGTAAGATTATTTGTGAGAAGTCTTAACATCATCTGTAGTTGTCTGATGTCATGAACAGCACCTTGTGTCGTAACTCTCTTGAAAACTGCAAAAACCCCACCCATCTGGTCAAAAAATTCCAGGGAGCTCCAAGAATCCTCAAAAAAGCTTTGAATTTCAGGCCAAGACCTAGTAGCAATAACCGCACACATGATAGATCCAACACTCGACCCAGAAATTATGCGAGGCATGAGCTTATGCTCTACTAATGTTTTAATGACGCCCACGTGAAAAGCTCCAAGTGAAGCACCCCCACTTAGAAGCAAAGCTGTCCTCCCAAAAGCATGTCTTGTCTCATGCATAAACGCTAGCTTCTCCTCCAACAGAAGGTCCTCCGAATCTGAGTCACAAACAATTCTCAACTGCGTTGAAACTTCATCAATGTATTCCTTGATGAGCCTAGGAACTTGAAGCCTTCCCTTGTGAAGCTCTGGGTTGCACATATTTCCCAGATTTCTAACCAGGTCAGCACGCATGCAAAATATAATATCTCGTAGGGAACACTCTTGACGACGGTGGCGCAGCTCTTGAAGTTTATTCCTCACAAGTTCTTCATCGTATAAGTTCGACTCATTCATTTTCGGTGTCTCCTTATCAAGCATTTTAGCAGCATGAGCCCATTCCTCATAAGTTAAGGCTGCTCTCATcatttttctccaaaattttctACGGTAAGCCATTTCAGCTGTTGTTTTAACATTAGTGTATCTTTTGAGCATGAAAGCTATTAATGTCACAAATACCAAAACACCTTGTGGATTTCGCGGATGAAGCCAGGCTATCATGGGAACCACATATTTCATCACATTAAACTTAATCCTATGCATAAAATATAACACCATATGTAAGATTCGGTGCCTCAACTGTGACATTGACTTGCAAAATAACACTCTGAAAGCAATTGTCCGCCCTAGGATAGTGGAAGGCCCAATCTTGAATGAATCAACGTTGGCCTCATTACTGATATCCATATCTAACAAAAATAAGAAAACAATTAGTTTCAAAATATGACTTATCTTACAGAAGGTGATACTGACATAGCAAATTCGAAAATTATCTTACACATTTGATAAAATAACTTAATATAGCTTTGTAGAATATATGTACTTATATCAACAATAAATTTGAACATAGAAAATTTAGGCATCGAAAGCCTGTTAAACGAGCTAGGTAATGACAAATGATCCAAAAATCCAGCTGTCTTTTGACCTTTAACTAGCTGGGAATTCTAATTATAGATTCGAAAAATAAAATTATGTCGAACTGAATACAAAACTGCACCAACTACTCTAGTCTCTACTCATCTACTGGCTACTGCACTAGACATAGGGAAACATTAAAATCAATTTGAGTTAACTGAACAGAAACTTCAACGCTTGGATAAAATAACCAACAAAATGTTGGATGTAAGGAGTAACAACAATTATGACTTAAAAGATTCATACAAAATCATCATCTAACAAACAATAATATAAAACTTAATTAAAAAAACAGTATTATAAAGAGCAAAGATTCATGAGCAAAAGGATCAAGATTTTACCTAAAATGCCCAAGTTTGACCAACCGATGAGCAGTAAATTGTGGTAGTGGAAACAGAATGGTAAAAAGCTGCTAACTTGAAAGAATCGAAACTCCAATAGCTAAGAAATTAAAgttgaaaattttaaatataaattggCCACCCTAGGGAACTCTCAAAcaagaaaagctcaaaataaAAGGCTGAGGGAGGGAGAGGAGCAGAAATGGATGGGGAGGATGAGGATAAACGGTTAAGTTGCGTGTGGATGTGTAGCAGCCTTCTTCAACCCCTTTATAAATATTGATTGATAATAATACTCATCATATTGTATTGGTGTGCAAGTGTATGTTCGTGCATATAAAATATGATTATAATTATTGAGAATGGACACATGCATTCAGATAAGGGGGGAAGATGAGTAGTTGTAGTAATAAAAGAAGTATGACTGTATGTAACGTGTCCCATATTGACCATAAGTGTATAATTTAATGGATAATCATTCAGTACTTGTCTACTGGGCCCGTTGTTCATGACGATAATACAAAATAGAATTGTCATTTCATTTTTatagattttttttttttttttactatttttttttatAGAAATTTGACTAGTGCCTGTTTCGCGTTTACGAAAGTGGGCTTGTTCCTCACCAGTTTTGGGTTTATGACTGGGCTCGCTGGTATCTAAAATcttgtttttttttttaattttctttgtAGTAGTGTATCTCTTTGTTTGTTCAGTTAAAACTTAAGTGTCTTAAAGATCTAGGGTTCCGGCCCAAACCTATTTCCAAGTTACAGGGGCACAGTTTGTTTGTCGATCAATCAACCTGAATCATTGCGATTTTCTGGACCTGACCTGAAAATAAGGTTTTACTTTTCTTGATAATTCTGTTTCTTCTCCGGTCTTCTCCTCTCTCACTCGAGCTCGAGCCCAATCCACGTGGCAGGCGGTGTGTAGTTAAACTGTGGTGTGGGGGCTTATGCAAAATAGAACCTCAGGGGTTTGTGTGCTCGCGGCAACTCCGATGTGAGAGTAAAAATGAGGTTTCTTGAAAAAGAAGAGGGAAGTAGgaactatataaaaatatatacaaTGGTGTGTCAGGTGTGATATTTTTCAACCCCTAAAACCCCtttttggggccttttatagTATCCCAAATTTAGGGTTTTAGGGGTTTGTAGATGTATGATTGGATGATTTAGATTGCCAGTGGGGCTCGGTTGTCCTTCTTGCAGCGGGGTGCCTTGAGATTCATACACGTGGACGGCTGAGATGTTGTTGTTCCATTTTTGGTAACATGGGACAATTGACATTTTGACTATCTGCCACGTGTCCCGGGGACCACTTCAGTTTGGGCCTGAGGTGTTCTTTTCTTGAGCTTTTGTAATGTTCTTTTGGGCCTACTTACTTATGGCCTATCATTTGCCTCCCACTCCCTTATGTAGGTTTACCCGGATGGGGGAGTAGTGTTGTAGTCCGAAGTTGTGCTCTTTTTGTGGTTAGATTATTTTTTTTGCGTTTTTCATTGATTTATGGCCTataaccccggggtgttgttgggtacaagtcctCGGGTTTGTATTTTGGTGGGCCCTTTGATTTCAGTAACTTGGGAAAATTTTTGCATTTTTCTTTGGTTTATGGCCTCCAACCCtggggtgttgttgggtacaacTCATCGGgattgtgtttgggtaggcccaTTGATTTTTGtaacttggaatttttttgaatttttccttgatttatggcccctaaccccggggtgttgttgggtacaagtccccgaTGCTGTGTTTTGGTAGGCCCTTTGATTTGACTGGCCAAGTACGGGAGCGACTGGTGTACAGATTTTTGTCATTTTTCGGTGGTTGAGTTCTTtgtaagaatatatatatatatatgtatatttatatatcaAACATTGCAGTTCCCCCCTCTTTTTCTCCTCGAAAGTCGTGCCTGTTAAATAATTACAGTTATGTAATCATTAACTGCTGTGGTTATTTTTCGGACGGTCAGGATCTCGCCACGTGTCCCATTTCAGCGGACACGATTTTTCAGCGATTGAGTGGGTTTTTACCCTACTTCCTTAAATAAAACCCACCCCTTTGTTTCTCTTCATTCTTTACGCAAACACAAACACCTAAAAATTACTTCGAGCTTTTCTTCAAGGCGAATTTTGGAGCTTTATTTCTTGAAGCCTTTTATTTCTCTTGCTTTCTTGTAAGTTCTCactttttccttgattttctttGTTGTACTTGTACTTGATTTGATGAACTGAGTATGCGAGTTTTTCCTAATGCATGTAACTGTTTCTCAAATACAACTGTTGGTTTAATTTCGTTGTTCCAGATTTGATATGTAATATACGAAATAGTTATTTGTGTTGGATTTTTTGTTCGTGTATTTTAGGTTTTGTTGCATAAAACTGGGTTTGTTTTTCGGGTTTGTGTATATGCAAGAAAAGGGGGTTTGATTTCTGCAAACACTGGGTTTGTGCTTGTTGTTCATTTCTGGTCTTCGTGTTTTAGTGTAAGTATACTTATATGTATAGGATATAGGACATACTTTGGTTGTTTTGATTTCGAAGCTATTTATTTCCGAGTCTTGTTTTTCCTCTTCATTTTTTGTATCTGAAATGGCATAGACTTTGGGTAGTTATATGATCAGGAGATTTAAATAGCTGGCTAACCTTAACCGTAGATCTATCCGTCCTCAATTTAGTTTCCCCGACCATTCTTCAAGTGACTCTTCTCCAGAACCTGATAACATGCCTCCCCGTACTTCGCAGCCGGTAGTTGAGGAATTGCCCACATTCCTTTTACACCCCGGACAGACGTTGGGCCGAAAGGACGTGTCTTGGGTAGATATAGATCATTATTTTGTACAAACCCGGGAGAACACTCCCCCCATGATTACTACTTTAGAGACCTATCTGATGCTTACAGGCCGATAGGGAAAGAGCCTTACGACCAGGCCCGAATGGATGAGTTGTTCTATAATGTTTCGGGGACTAGCTATGCCCCTGCTCCTCGTCACCTTGACCTTGGCATTTACACGTCTAGTCAGATAGATGACCTTGTTAAGGCAGTATTTCACTTCGGGGATGGAATGGAGGTGGCCCGAGCCTCATGATAGGGTGTATCACCGCCCGAGGGGGTTGGGTAGCCATCCCACTAGAACTTCTGCGTAGCATGAGGCCGAGCCTTCACCAGTTTACCAAATCCCTCTGTCGTGATGTCTACGGGATTCCCTTTACCCAGTTGGCCCCGAATTCGGTTAAGTGGACATCCTGGTTCCTTGCTTGTTGCCACGTGAAGGGTAATTTTCCGACCTTTAAGCTTTTTCACCATCTCTTCAAAATTAAGAAGTCCACTAATCCCCCTGTATACGTTTACCTTTAATATAGATGGTTGCGGATTCCCTGCTGATGCCAAGAATTCTCCCGTCTTTATGTTGAACTCTCTCCGGGGTTGGTATTAGGAGTTCATCTTCATTCGGGGTAGGGACCCGGAGTTTTATGCATGTGTATAAAAATGCTCTTAAAAATAGCAGGTTCCCATCCCAGCGGCTCGGGggatgttaggtcccaatttgtttgtagaagggggggggggttgaatgcaaataataccgtttaatcgaataaaatgcggaataaaaatgtgaaacaaaattcaagttaaataaaacttttattaaacttgaaaggtgttacaactacggtatcggttacaaggaattaatctcaaatcaattattacaaatctagaataaattcgacatgaactttttctatttttgcaattaaaagatcaaatgctaaatgcgatttgagattaagttctagggattttaatccgctagattgatatacaagaacaagataaagatttctagttgattggatttaactttacaatctagaaatttaatcttgaagaaagcagatgaaaaatgaaaatgttttgccTTTGTTTTCTACTTCTTTttctcttgacttgtgtgttctgtatgtttattattttttgaatgtcttctgctgcttttatttaatccaacagtcgagtagagtgtattggcatgacaatctctttgagctggcaagacaatcagaatgaacta is a genomic window containing:
- the LOC141712504 gene encoding triacylglycerol lipase SDP1-like: MDISNEANVDSFKIGPSTILGRTIAFRVLFCKSMSQLRHRILHMVLYFMHRIKFNVMKYVVPMIAWLHPRNPQGVLVFVTLIAFMLKRYTNVKTTAEMAYRRKFWRKMMRAALTYEEWAHAAKMLDKETPKMNESNLYDEELVRNKLQELRHRRQECSLRDIIFCMRADLVRNLGNMCNPELHKGRLQVPRLIKEYIDEVSTQLRIVCDSDSEDLLLEEKLAFMHETRHAFGRTALLLSGGASLGAFHVGVIKTLVEHKLMPRIISGSSVGSIMCAVIATRSWPEIQSFFEDSWSSLEFFDQMGGVFAVFKRVTTQGAVHDIRQLQMMLRLLTNNLTFQEAYDMTGRVLGITVCSPRKHEPPRCLNYLTSPHVVIWSAVTASCAFPGLFEAQELMAKDRFGEIVPYHPPFHLGPEEGSAASGRRWRDGSLEIDLPMMQLKELFNVNHFIVSQANPHIAPLLRLKEFVRAYGGNFAAKLAHLVEMEVKHRCNQILELGFPLGGLARLFAQEWEGDVTVVMPATLAQIAKIIQNPTLAELHKAANQGRRCTWEKLSAIKANCGIELALDECVAILNHMRRLKRSAERASAASQGLASTVKFNASKRIPSWNCMARENSTGSLEDFLQDAASSLHQGVAGSPGPSGRNWRSPRNMFDGSDSESETADLNTWTRSGGPLMRTASADKFVDYVQNLERNSKINQGVVVLPNTMSQAASRDPHYQNLRVTTSERSSDVDSDHRVPGSNSSILVAEGDLLQPERLLNGIMFNIVKKEDLTSPNRNHDLDSVDECVQIDCPDKETDASSTSEYGDDANADQLDSRDTII